In Methanofastidiosum sp., the genomic stretch AAATTCAGGCCCATTGTATGAAACTAGATCATAAGGAACTATGTCAACTACCTGATCATTTTTCTTAATGATCATTGGGTCTTTTTTTAAATCGCTTAACGTGATGAGGGCATCTTTAATCTTGAGGGCTTCTTCTTTTGATATGTCTTTCTTGGATTTATCAACTCCCGCTAAAAGACATAACTCCTCAGCATATAGTCCACCTATATTGAGCTGTGTTGCAAGCTCCCTTACAATCTCTTTTTCTTTTGACAGTTCAATTATTTCCTCTACGCTAAGGTCAAATCCTTTTTTCTTTTCAGGAAATATGTATGCGGATTTAGGAGCTAGAGTCCTATCTTTCATATACTCTCTAGAGAGAATACCAACAATAACATTCTCGTTATTTGCCAAGATTATGTTGCCATCTCTAAACATCTCAACTATCAAAACAAATTTTACAACTGGGTTATTATCCTCATAAAATCCAAAAGAAAACATGAGAATTCTATCAAAATCATATTGTTCGATTTTAAAGAGCCACATCGCTTTAAGGTGCTTTCTTAAAAGCATTGCAAACCACGTTGGATTTTTTGGTGCAGGCTTTGGGTATGATGTAACAAAAACTGCAAGTGGTGGTTTTATTACAAGGTCTTCTCTGCCTCGACCAAAAAATTTTATCCTTATCTCGTTGCCAAGCTGATATATTTTGTCTACCCGCATTCTTTCTATATCGGATAATTCTTTTGTGATCTCTTTAAGGTCAAAGGTAGAGAACATAAAATAAAATAAAATAAAAGACTTAAAAAATTACGCTTATTTATTGCCTAAAAAGACCAAAATTGCTTCAAGTGCTGACTCTGGCTCCACGAAATTGACAAAGTCTGAAACATCTTCCAGAACTTTTTTCCCCTCGGTCATTACCTCTTTTGGCACCATTATGAACACTGGGATGTTGTGCAATCTGCACCCATAAAGTAAATCGTTTGGTGTTATTTTTTGATCTGTTAAAGGTAAGAACTTGTGCAAATATCCAACAACGGCACAGAGTTTGTCACTAGGGTCGATATGCGCAAGAAACTTCCCATGGCCGTCTAAGCCATTTCCAAGGGTCATTGTATTGTAGCCTTTTGCAATGAAAGAGCTTAATATCTTTGAATCTGTACCTTCTAGGTATCCTATTCTTTTTCTCATTGTATTCCTCCACTAATAATTATATATATTTTTCATTTGTATATATAATATATAAAAAATCTTATTATCCTCTAATATTTATATTTATTTATAGATATATAGCCAATCTAGGCCAGATAAAGTCTTAAAAATATTTTTATTTGGCCCCAATCTTAGACTTGTACGTTCCTGAATAATAATCTGGGCCATATGAAATTTTAGGGTTTACAAAAGTAAAATTTGGCTTGAATATGACCATTATAAGACAAAAAAAGATAATTAAGTAGTATATTAACAGTAATATTTTTAAATCATTTAGAATCAATAAATATGATATTATGGAGCCCATAGGTATGAAAACTACTTTTGATAATACGACGGGATTTTAATCCCATTCATAGGCTCCTAATTCTAGTAATTTATGATTTTAATTATGTCTTAAGTGGAGATTATCATGTCAAAGGTCAAAATAACAGATACAACATTGAGGGATGCCCATCAGTCCCTTATAGCCACAAGGCTTGGAACTGAGGATATGCTAGAGATTGTTGGCGAAATGGATAAGGTAGGTTTCCATTCATTTGAGATGTGGGGCGGGGCAACTTTTGACTCTGCCATAAGATATCTAAATGAAGACCCGTGGGAGAGAATTACGAAGTTAAAGGAAGAAGCGCCTAAAACACCTTTTCAGATGCTTTTGAGGGGGCAGAACTTAGTTGGGTACAAACACTACCCTGACGATATTGTCCATAAATTTGTTGAGGCCTCGTTTAATAGAGGAATTGATATATTCAGGATATTTGATGCCCTTAACGACATCAGAAACATGGAAGTTCCAATTGAGGCTATTAAAAATGTTGGTGGTCATGCGCAGGGGGCACTAAGCTACACAATTAGTCCTGTTCACACAATTGATTATTACATTAAGGTCGCCGAAGAGATGGTTGCCTTAGAAATTGATTCTATCTGTATCAAAGATATGGCGGGATTGATAAATCCAATGGACGCATTTAACCTTGTCAAATCACTTAAAGAAAATTTTGACTTGCCTGTGTGTTTACATTCACATTGCACAAGTGGTATGGCCCCAACAAGTTACTTCAAAGCAATAGAAGCTGGGGTCGATATAATTGATACCGCGATAGGGCCTTTCTCTTTTGGAACAAGCCAGCCTGGTGTAGAAACTATGTATGCAATGCTTGAAAACACTGAGTATAAATCAGATATAGATATCGAAAGGGTATTCAAAATTGCAAACTATTTCAAAAAACTTATAGATAAATACAAAGAATTATTGAGTCCAGCATCCCTTACTGTTAATACCCAGATTCTTCATTTCCAGATACCCGGAGGTATGATGTCAAATCTCGTGTCCCAGCTTAAGGAACAAAATGCGGGGGACAGGCTTGAAGACATTCTTCTTGAAGTCCCAAAGGTGAGAGCAGAATTAGGATACCCACCACTTGTTACTCCACTTAGTCAGATAGTTGGAGCCCAAGCTACATTGAACGTCCTTTCTGGTCAGAGGTACAAATTGATCCCAAATGAGGTTAAGAACTATGTTAAGGGATTATATGGAAGACCCGCAGCGCCTATTGATAAAGATATCCAAAAAATCGTAATTGGTGACGAAAAAGTTTCTTATGAAAAATCACCAGAATTAAAAAAACCTTCCTATCAAAAGTTCAAGGACGAAATAAAAGACAAAATCGAGAAGGAAGAGGATGTACTATCATATGCTCTTTTCCCGGAGATTGCACTTACTTTCTTTGAGAAAAGGAAAAACCATGTGGCTAAACCTAAGGTGGAGCAAAAAGAGATTGAGAAGGCAGCGCCAAAAGAAATCACAAAAACACAACCAAGTACTCAACAATCACAAGATAATGGTGGCTTTTCTTTGAGAGCTCCTTTGCCAGGAGCGGTCTTAAAGATAGTTGGTGAGATAGGAAAGCCTGTCAAAAAAGATTCAGTTGTTTTCATAATATCTGCAATGAAGATGGAAAATGAAATTGTTTCGCCGACATCTGGGATCTTGCAAAAGGTCTACGTAAAAGAAGGAGATATTGTAAAGACCGGAGATGTTCTAGCCACTATTGCTTAGAACTTTATTTTTCCTTCTTATTATTCTTAATGTTTAGAATATTTTTATAAGTTAAGATAAGTATCAGATTTTATCTGAATCAATTTTATAGTGAACTTTTCAAAGAGAGTGAAGTAGCTGACAGATGAAATAAGGATAATCCCAGTTTTAGGTGTACCTTTAATAAAAGAAAAAGACAATCTTGCCAAAATTATTTCTGAAAATATTAAACTAGAAGACAACGATATTGTAGTCATATGTGAAACTATTGTGTCTAAATCACAGGACAGAGTAATAGATATTAAAAAAATAAAACCTTGTGATAAGGCCATTGAGCTCGGCAAAAAAACAGGGAAAGATCCAAGATTAGTACAACTTATTCTCGATGAATCCAAGGAAGTTCTAAAGGTAGGAGATACCGTTATTGTAGTTGAAACAAAAGATGGGAATATATGCGCAAGTGCCGGTATAGATGTGTCAAATGTCTGTGGTGATGAATCCATAGTTGGTCTTCTGCCAAGAGATCCAGACCACGAAGCAGAAAAGATTAGAGTATCATTAAAAAAAATGACAGGCAAAGAAGTGGCTGTTATCATATCTGATACTCAAGGGAGGCCTTTTAGGAGTGGTGCCATTGGGATTGCAATTGGAATTTCAGGTATGAACCCCTTGTGGAAAAGGGCCGGTGAAAAGGATCTATATGGTTATGAGTTAAAATCTTCCATAATATCAACTGCAGACGAAGTGGCTTCTGCAGCGTCCCTTCTCATGGGGCAAGCTAATGAGGGCATCCCTGTTGTTGTTATTAGGGGTGCTAGATATCTAAAAGGCGAAGGCTCTTCAAAAGAGCTTTTGAGAGAAAAAGAAAAAGATTTGTTTAGAACTTAATAAAGAATATTAATCGACCCTTTTTTTATCTTTCCTTCTGGGAAAATGATTTTGATTAATCTTTCCTCAACATTGATTTTGTATCCTTTGGGAAAAGTAATATACTTGAATCCAGCTACGCCTTGTAAATTGTCCGTTTTAATCATCAAACCTTCAATATTCCTTTCAAGATAACTAATCGTTTTTGGGTCAAGCTCTTTTGCGATAAATACTTCTCCTTCATTAAGTACCGATAAAACTATTGTCATGCCATGATTATAAATCTACAAATATAAATATCTTTGCTAATAGTTTATCCTTTTCTTCTTTTAGGGGAAATAAGAACTGAAATCCCAAATATTGCTGAACATACGATGGCGATAGCAGAACCTGTGGGCAAGTCAAAGGTAAAGGAGGTAAGAATCCCCAAAAGGCATGATATTACTCCAACTATGGGCGAGAAGAGGATTATCTTCTTCATGTCATAGGAAAACTGGTATACCGATGATGTGGGATTTA encodes the following:
- a CDS encoding pyruvate/oxaloacetate carboxyltransferase, which translates into the protein MSKVKITDTTLRDAHQSLIATRLGTEDMLEIVGEMDKVGFHSFEMWGGATFDSAIRYLNEDPWERITKLKEEAPKTPFQMLLRGQNLVGYKHYPDDIVHKFVEASFNRGIDIFRIFDALNDIRNMEVPIEAIKNVGGHAQGALSYTISPVHTIDYYIKVAEEMVALEIDSICIKDMAGLINPMDAFNLVKSLKENFDLPVCLHSHCTSGMAPTSYFKAIEAGVDIIDTAIGPFSFGTSQPGVETMYAMLENTEYKSDIDIERVFKIANYFKKLIDKYKELLSPASLTVNTQILHFQIPGGMMSNLVSQLKEQNAGDRLEDILLEVPKVRAELGYPPLVTPLSQIVGAQATLNVLSGQRYKLIPNEVKNYVKGLYGRPAAPIDKDIQKIVIGDEKVSYEKSPELKKPSYQKFKDEIKDKIEKEEDVLSYALFPEIALTFFEKRKNHVAKPKVEQKEIEKAAPKEITKTQPSTQQSQDNGGFSLRAPLPGAVLKIVGEIGKPVKKDSVVFIISAMKMENEIVSPTSGILQKVYVKEGDIVKTGDVLATIA
- a CDS encoding coenzyme F420-0:L-glutamate ligase is translated as MTDEIRIIPVLGVPLIKEKDNLAKIISENIKLEDNDIVVICETIVSKSQDRVIDIKKIKPCDKAIELGKKTGKDPRLVQLILDESKEVLKVGDTVIVVETKDGNICASAGIDVSNVCGDESIVGLLPRDPDHEAEKIRVSLKKMTGKEVAVIISDTQGRPFRSGAIGIAIGISGMNPLWKRAGEKDLYGYELKSSIISTADEVASAASLLMGQANEGIPVVVIRGARYLKGEGSSKELLREKEKDLFRT